The proteins below are encoded in one region of Sphaerodactylus townsendi isolate TG3544 linkage group LG06, MPM_Stown_v2.3, whole genome shotgun sequence:
- the RSPO1 gene encoding R-spondin-1 isoform X2 — protein sequence MHLSTEMSQGCAKGCELCSEFNGCLKCSPKLFILLERNDIRQIGICLPSCPLGYFDVRNPDMNKCIKCKIENCEDCFSRNFCTKCKEGLFLHKGRCYAACPKGSSAANGTIECSGPAQCEMSEWGPWGPCSKRRKRCGFRRGNEGRSRKILQGPAGDASVCPATTELRRCTVQRTQCPEGQRKKKDDQGRRDNTNGDRNRKDAKDGRSGNKRRKGQPRGTVVPVTSAQ from the exons ATGCATC TCAGTACAGAGATGAGCCAGGGCTGTGCCAAAGGATGTGAGCTGTGCTCTGAATTCAACGGGTGCCTCAAGTGTTCGCCGAAACTCTTCATCCTCCTGGAGAGAAATGACATCCGGCAGATTGGAATTTGCTTGCCCTCGTGTCCCCTGGGCTACTTTGATGTGCGCAACCCAGACATGAACAAATGCATCA AATGCAAAATTGAGAACTGTGAGGATTGTTTCAGCAGAAACTTTTGCACAAAGTGTAAAGAAGGCTTGTTCTTGCACAAAGGGAGGTGTTACGCAGCCTGCCCCAAAGGCTCCTCTGCTGCCAATGGCACTATAGAATGCAGCGGTCCTG CACAATGTGAAATGAGCGAGTGGGGGCCATGGGGCCCTTGCTCTAAGAGAAGAAAACGGTGCGGCTTCAGGAGGGGCAACGAAGGGCGTTCCCGCAAGATCCTCCAGGGCCCCGCTGGGGATGCGTCTGTGTGTCCAGCTACAACAGAGCTCCGGAGATGCACAGTGCAGAGGACCCAGTGCCCAGAAG gacagagaaagaaaaaagatgaccAAGGCAGACGAGACAACACAAACGGGGACCGAAACCGAAAAGATGCCAAAGACGGCAGGTCTGGCAACAAGAGGAGAAAAGGCCAGCCACGGGGGACAGTTGTGCCGGTGACCTCTGCTCAGTAG
- the RSPO1 gene encoding R-spondin-1 isoform X1 has translation MQLGLFIAVVFLNSVDLTGSGGSSKALKGKRQRRISTEMSQGCAKGCELCSEFNGCLKCSPKLFILLERNDIRQIGICLPSCPLGYFDVRNPDMNKCIKCKIENCEDCFSRNFCTKCKEGLFLHKGRCYAACPKGSSAANGTIECSGPAQCEMSEWGPWGPCSKRRKRCGFRRGNEGRSRKILQGPAGDASVCPATTELRRCTVQRTQCPEGQRKKKDDQGRRDNTNGDRNRKDAKDGRSGNKRRKGQPRGTVVPVTSAQ, from the exons ATGCAGCTAGGACTATTCATAGCGGTGGTTTTTCTAAACTCGGTGGATCTTACAggcagtggcggcagcagcaaaGCACTGAAAGGCAAGAGGCAAAGGCGAA TCAGTACAGAGATGAGCCAGGGCTGTGCCAAAGGATGTGAGCTGTGCTCTGAATTCAACGGGTGCCTCAAGTGTTCGCCGAAACTCTTCATCCTCCTGGAGAGAAATGACATCCGGCAGATTGGAATTTGCTTGCCCTCGTGTCCCCTGGGCTACTTTGATGTGCGCAACCCAGACATGAACAAATGCATCA AATGCAAAATTGAGAACTGTGAGGATTGTTTCAGCAGAAACTTTTGCACAAAGTGTAAAGAAGGCTTGTTCTTGCACAAAGGGAGGTGTTACGCAGCCTGCCCCAAAGGCTCCTCTGCTGCCAATGGCACTATAGAATGCAGCGGTCCTG CACAATGTGAAATGAGCGAGTGGGGGCCATGGGGCCCTTGCTCTAAGAGAAGAAAACGGTGCGGCTTCAGGAGGGGCAACGAAGGGCGTTCCCGCAAGATCCTCCAGGGCCCCGCTGGGGATGCGTCTGTGTGTCCAGCTACAACAGAGCTCCGGAGATGCACAGTGCAGAGGACCCAGTGCCCAGAAG gacagagaaagaaaaaagatgaccAAGGCAGACGAGACAACACAAACGGGGACCGAAACCGAAAAGATGCCAAAGACGGCAGGTCTGGCAACAAGAGGAGAAAAGGCCAGCCACGGGGGACAGTTGTGCCGGTGACCTCTGCTCAGTAG